A single window of Sebastes umbrosus isolate fSebUmb1 chromosome 16, fSebUmb1.pri, whole genome shotgun sequence DNA harbors:
- the pax1a gene encoding paired box protein Pax-1a isoform X2: MEQNYGEVNQLGGVFVNGRPLPNAIRLRIVELAQLGIRPCDISRQLRVSHGCVSKILARYNETGSILPGAIGGSKPRVTTPNVVKNIREYKQGDPGIFAWEIRDRLLADGVCDKYNVPSVSSISRILRNKIGNLSQPNQYESSKQASAQPGLSYNHIYPYSYPNMSPNGTKMGSPGVPMSAGHMSISRAWPSAHTVSNILGIRAFMDPAAFAAADGYPQKMEEWSNVNRAAFPAAHTVNGIDKSAIDADIKYAQPSSTLSSYVSACAYSPSNQYGVYSGPAGGYVAPGHHHWQPQSPAMSHPGGGGGMSMHAAGDIHSSMTFKHQAREGDRKPPKQQQQQQQQQHEDLNSVHGLNTSSS; this comes from the exons ATGG AGCAAAACTATGGAGAGGTGAACCAGCTGGGTGGTGTGTTCGTCAATGGGCGACCTCTGCCCAATGCCATACGGTTGAGAATAGTGGAGCTGGCCCAGCTCGGCATCAGGCCCTGCGATATAAGCCGGCAACTGCGAGTCTCCCACGGCTGCGTGAGCAAGATCTTGGCGAGATACAACGAGACTGGTTCCATCTTACCCGGTGCCATCGGTGGAAGCAAACCGCGCGTCACGACGCCTAACGTGGTGAAAAACATCAGGGAATACAAACAAGGAGACCCGGGGATCTTTGCATGGGAGATCCGGGACAGGCTTTTGGCAGATGGAGTTTGTGACAAGTACAATGTGCCGTCGGTGAGCTCGATCAGCAGGATTTTACGCAACAAGATTGGAAATCTCTCCCAGCCCAACCAGTACGAGAGCAGCAAGCAAGCCTCCGCGCAGCCCGGCCTCTCCTACAACCACATATACCCGTATTCATACCCAAACATGTCGCCAAATGGCACGAAAATGGGCAGCCCTGGAGTACCCATGTCTGCTGGACATATGAGCATATCCAGAGCATGGCCTTCTGCGCACACAGTCAGCAACATCCTCGGTATACGAGCCTTCATGGATCCTGCAG CCTTTGCTGCAGCTGACGGATACCCACAGAAGATGGAGGAGTGGAGCAACGTCAACAGAGCAGCTTTCCCAGCAGCTCACACGGTCAACGGGATCGACAAATCAGCCATTGACGCAGACATCAAATATGCTCAG CCCTCCTCGACGCTGTCCAGTTATGTCTCGGCGTGTGCGTACTCTCCCAGTAACCAGTACGGGGTGTACAGCGGGCCAGCAGGCGGATACGTGGCTCCGGGTCACCACCACTGGCAGCCGCAGAGCCCGGCCATGTCACACCCAGGAGGCGGCGGAGGGATGAGCATGCACGCTGCAGGAGACATCCACTCCTCCATGACCTTCAAGCACCAGGCCAGAGAAG GAGACAGAAAACCgccca agcagcagcagcagcagcagcagcagcaacatgaaGACTTGAACAGTGTGCATGGACTCAATACCTCATCATCATAA
- the pax1a gene encoding paired box protein Pax-1a isoform X3 → MEQNYGEVNQLGGVFVNGRPLPNAIRLRIVELAQLGIRPCDISRQLRVSHGCVSKILARYNETGSILPGAIGGSKPRVTTPNVVKNIREYKQGDPGIFAWEIRDRLLADGVCDKYNVPSVSSISRILRNKIGNLSQPNQYESSKQASAQPGLSYNHIYPYSYPNMSPNGTKMGSPGVPMSAGHMSISRAWPSAHTVSNILGIRAFMDPAAFAAADGYPQKMEEWSNVNRAAFPAAHTVNGIDKSAIDADIKYAQPSSTLSSYVSACAYSPSNQYGVYSGPAGGYVAPGHHHWQPQSPAMSHPGGGGGMSMHAAGDIHSSMTFKHQAREGDRKPPKQQQQQQQHEDLNSVHGLNTSSS, encoded by the exons ATGG AGCAAAACTATGGAGAGGTGAACCAGCTGGGTGGTGTGTTCGTCAATGGGCGACCTCTGCCCAATGCCATACGGTTGAGAATAGTGGAGCTGGCCCAGCTCGGCATCAGGCCCTGCGATATAAGCCGGCAACTGCGAGTCTCCCACGGCTGCGTGAGCAAGATCTTGGCGAGATACAACGAGACTGGTTCCATCTTACCCGGTGCCATCGGTGGAAGCAAACCGCGCGTCACGACGCCTAACGTGGTGAAAAACATCAGGGAATACAAACAAGGAGACCCGGGGATCTTTGCATGGGAGATCCGGGACAGGCTTTTGGCAGATGGAGTTTGTGACAAGTACAATGTGCCGTCGGTGAGCTCGATCAGCAGGATTTTACGCAACAAGATTGGAAATCTCTCCCAGCCCAACCAGTACGAGAGCAGCAAGCAAGCCTCCGCGCAGCCCGGCCTCTCCTACAACCACATATACCCGTATTCATACCCAAACATGTCGCCAAATGGCACGAAAATGGGCAGCCCTGGAGTACCCATGTCTGCTGGACATATGAGCATATCCAGAGCATGGCCTTCTGCGCACACAGTCAGCAACATCCTCGGTATACGAGCCTTCATGGATCCTGCAG CCTTTGCTGCAGCTGACGGATACCCACAGAAGATGGAGGAGTGGAGCAACGTCAACAGAGCAGCTTTCCCAGCAGCTCACACGGTCAACGGGATCGACAAATCAGCCATTGACGCAGACATCAAATATGCTCAG CCCTCCTCGACGCTGTCCAGTTATGTCTCGGCGTGTGCGTACTCTCCCAGTAACCAGTACGGGGTGTACAGCGGGCCAGCAGGCGGATACGTGGCTCCGGGTCACCACCACTGGCAGCCGCAGAGCCCGGCCATGTCACACCCAGGAGGCGGCGGAGGGATGAGCATGCACGCTGCAGGAGACATCCACTCCTCCATGACCTTCAAGCACCAGGCCAGAGAAG GAGACAGAAAACCgccca agcagcagcagcagcagcagcaacatgaaGACTTGAACAGTGTGCATGGACTCAATACCTCATCATCATAA
- the pax1a gene encoding paired box protein Pax-1a isoform X1 produces MEQNYGEVNQLGGVFVNGRPLPNAIRLRIVELAQLGIRPCDISRQLRVSHGCVSKILARYNETGSILPGAIGGSKPRVTTPNVVKNIREYKQGDPGIFAWEIRDRLLADGVCDKYNVPSVSSISRILRNKIGNLSQPNQYESSKQASAQPGLSYNHIYPYSYPNMSPNGTKMGSPGVPMSAGHMSISRAWPSAHTVSNILGIRAFMDPAAFAAADGYPQKMEEWSNVNRAAFPAAHTVNGIDKSAIDADIKYAQPSSTLSSYVSACAYSPSNQYGVYSGPAGGYVAPGHHHWQPQSPAMSHPGGGGGMSMHAAGDIHSSMTFKHQAREGDRKPPKQQQQQQQQQQQQQQQQQQQHEDLNSVHGLNTSSS; encoded by the exons ATGG AGCAAAACTATGGAGAGGTGAACCAGCTGGGTGGTGTGTTCGTCAATGGGCGACCTCTGCCCAATGCCATACGGTTGAGAATAGTGGAGCTGGCCCAGCTCGGCATCAGGCCCTGCGATATAAGCCGGCAACTGCGAGTCTCCCACGGCTGCGTGAGCAAGATCTTGGCGAGATACAACGAGACTGGTTCCATCTTACCCGGTGCCATCGGTGGAAGCAAACCGCGCGTCACGACGCCTAACGTGGTGAAAAACATCAGGGAATACAAACAAGGAGACCCGGGGATCTTTGCATGGGAGATCCGGGACAGGCTTTTGGCAGATGGAGTTTGTGACAAGTACAATGTGCCGTCGGTGAGCTCGATCAGCAGGATTTTACGCAACAAGATTGGAAATCTCTCCCAGCCCAACCAGTACGAGAGCAGCAAGCAAGCCTCCGCGCAGCCCGGCCTCTCCTACAACCACATATACCCGTATTCATACCCAAACATGTCGCCAAATGGCACGAAAATGGGCAGCCCTGGAGTACCCATGTCTGCTGGACATATGAGCATATCCAGAGCATGGCCTTCTGCGCACACAGTCAGCAACATCCTCGGTATACGAGCCTTCATGGATCCTGCAG CCTTTGCTGCAGCTGACGGATACCCACAGAAGATGGAGGAGTGGAGCAACGTCAACAGAGCAGCTTTCCCAGCAGCTCACACGGTCAACGGGATCGACAAATCAGCCATTGACGCAGACATCAAATATGCTCAG CCCTCCTCGACGCTGTCCAGTTATGTCTCGGCGTGTGCGTACTCTCCCAGTAACCAGTACGGGGTGTACAGCGGGCCAGCAGGCGGATACGTGGCTCCGGGTCACCACCACTGGCAGCCGCAGAGCCCGGCCATGTCACACCCAGGAGGCGGCGGAGGGATGAGCATGCACGCTGCAGGAGACATCCACTCCTCCATGACCTTCAAGCACCAGGCCAGAGAAG GAGACAGAAAACCgcccaagcagcagcagcagcagcagcaacagcagcagcagcagcagcagcagcagcagcagcaacatgaaGACTTGAACAGTGTGCATGGACTCAATACCTCATCATCATAA